Proteins from one Pristiophorus japonicus isolate sPriJap1 unplaced genomic scaffold, sPriJap1.hap1 HAP1_SCAFFOLD_2172, whole genome shotgun sequence genomic window:
- the LOC139245309 gene encoding AH receptor-interacting protein-like, which produces MADRALMMEADGITKRILHAGSGELLDFSDGTKATFHYKALMCNDERTVIDDSRVRGKPMELIIGKKFKLPVWETIVASMRKGELAEFLCDTK; this is translated from the exons ATGGCGGACCGGGCTCTGATGATGGAGGCGGACGGCATCACCAAGCGCATCCTCCACGCCGGGAGCGGGGAGCTGCTGGACTTCTCGGACGGCACGAAG GCAACATTTCACTACAAGGCCCTGATGTGTAACGACGAACGAACGGTGATTGACGACAGCAGGGTCCGGGGAAAGCCCATGGAGCTGATCATCGGCAAGAAGTTCAAGCTGCCCGTCTGGGAGACCATCGTTGCCTCAATGCGCAAAGGGGAACTGGCAGAGTTCCTGTGTGACACCAAG